One window from the genome of Bubalus kerabau isolate K-KA32 ecotype Philippines breed swamp buffalo chromosome 17, PCC_UOA_SB_1v2, whole genome shotgun sequence encodes:
- the MAF gene encoding transcription factor Maf isoform X2 encodes MASELAMSNSDLPTSPLAMEYVNDFDLMKFEVKKEPVETDRIISQCGRLIAGGSLSSTPMSTPCSSVPPSPSFSAPSPGSGSEQKAHLEDYYWMTGYPQQLNPEALGFSPEDAVEALISNSHQLQGGFDGYARGAQQLASAAGAGAGASLGGSGEEMGPAAAVVSAVIAAAAAQSGAAPHYHHHHHHHHAAGHHHHPTAGAPGAAGSASASAGGAGGSGGGSGGPASAGGGGGGGGGGGGGAAGAGGALHPHHAAAGGLHFDDRFSDEQLVTMSVRELNRQLRGVSKEEVIRLKQKRRTLKNRGYAQSCRFKRVQQRHVLESEKNQLLQQVDHLKQEISRLVRERDAYKEKYEKLVSSGFRENGSSSDNPSSPEFFITEPTHKSEPSVGRTTFWKPQDHVLYPCIHKMKFT; translated from the exons ATGGCATCGGAACTGGCAATGAGCAACTCCGACCTGCCCACCAGTCCCCTGGCCATGGAATATGTTAATGACTTCGATCTGATGAAGTTTGAAGTGAAAAAGGAGCCGGTGGAGACCGACCGCATCATCAGCCAGTGCGGCCGTCTCATCGCCGGGGGCTCACTGTCCTCCACCCCCATGAGCACGCCGTGCAGCTCGGTGCCCCCTTCGCCCAGCTTCTCGGCGCCCAGCCCGGGCTCAGGCAGCGAGCAGAAGGCGCACCTGGAAGACTACTACTGGATGACCGGCTACCCGCAGCAGCTGAACCCCGAGGCGCTGGGCTTCAGCCCCGAGGACGCGGTCGAGGCGCTCATCAGCAACAGCCACCAGCTCCAGGGCGGCTTCGATGGCTACGCGCGCGGGGCGCAGCAGCTGGCCTCGGCGGCCGGGGCCGGCGCCGGTGCCTCCCTGGGCGGCAGCGGCGAGGAGATGGGCCCCGCCGCCGCCGTGGTGTCCGCCGTGATCGCCGCGGCCGCCGCGCAGAGCGGCGCGGCCCCgcattaccaccaccaccaccaccaccaccacgccgccggccaccaccaccacccgacGGCCGGCGCACCGGGCGCCGCGGGCAGCGCGTCCGCCTCGGCCGGGGGCGCGGGCGGCTCGGGCGGCGGCTCGGGCGGCCCGGCCAGcgccgggggcggcggcggcggaggaggaggcggcggcgggggcgcagcgggggcggggggcgccctGCACCCTCATCACGCCGCGGCCGGCGGCCTGCACTTCGACGACCGCTTCTCCGACGAGCAGCTGGTGACCATGTCGGTGCGCGAGCTGAACCGGCAGCTGCGCGGGGTCAGCAAGGAGGAGGTGATTCGGCTGAAGCAGAAAAGGCGGACCCTGAAAAACCGCGGCTATGCCCAGTCCTGCCGCTTCAAGAGGGTGCAGCAGAGGCACGTCCTGGAGTCCGAGAAGAACCAGCTGCTGCAGCAGGTCGACCACCTCAAGCAGGAGATCTCCAGGCTGGTGCGCGAGAGGGACGCGTACAAGGAGAAGTACGAGAAGCTAGTGAGCAGCGGCTTCCGAGAAAACGGCTCGAGCAGCGACAACCCGTCCTCTCCCGAGTTTTTCAT AACTGAGCCCACTCACAAGTCGGAGCCATCTGTGGGACGTACCACATTTTGGAAGCCCCAAGATCATGTGCTTTACCCGTGTATTCACAAAATGAAATTTACATGA
- the MAF gene encoding transcription factor Maf isoform X1, which yields MASELAMSNSDLPTSPLAMEYVNDFDLMKFEVKKEPVETDRIISQCGRLIAGGSLSSTPMSTPCSSVPPSPSFSAPSPGSGSEQKAHLEDYYWMTGYPQQLNPEALGFSPEDAVEALISNSHQLQGGFDGYARGAQQLASAAGAGAGASLGGSGEEMGPAAAVVSAVIAAAAAQSGAAPHYHHHHHHHHAAGHHHHPTAGAPGAAGSASASAGGAGGSGGGSGGPASAGGGGGGGGGGGGGAAGAGGALHPHHAAAGGLHFDDRFSDEQLVTMSVRELNRQLRGVSKEEVIRLKQKRRTLKNRGYAQSCRFKRVQQRHVLESEKNQLLQQVDHLKQEISRLVRERDAYKEKYEKLVSSGFRENGSSSDNPSSPEFFMYPRESSTSVM from the exons ATGGCATCGGAACTGGCAATGAGCAACTCCGACCTGCCCACCAGTCCCCTGGCCATGGAATATGTTAATGACTTCGATCTGATGAAGTTTGAAGTGAAAAAGGAGCCGGTGGAGACCGACCGCATCATCAGCCAGTGCGGCCGTCTCATCGCCGGGGGCTCACTGTCCTCCACCCCCATGAGCACGCCGTGCAGCTCGGTGCCCCCTTCGCCCAGCTTCTCGGCGCCCAGCCCGGGCTCAGGCAGCGAGCAGAAGGCGCACCTGGAAGACTACTACTGGATGACCGGCTACCCGCAGCAGCTGAACCCCGAGGCGCTGGGCTTCAGCCCCGAGGACGCGGTCGAGGCGCTCATCAGCAACAGCCACCAGCTCCAGGGCGGCTTCGATGGCTACGCGCGCGGGGCGCAGCAGCTGGCCTCGGCGGCCGGGGCCGGCGCCGGTGCCTCCCTGGGCGGCAGCGGCGAGGAGATGGGCCCCGCCGCCGCCGTGGTGTCCGCCGTGATCGCCGCGGCCGCCGCGCAGAGCGGCGCGGCCCCgcattaccaccaccaccaccaccaccaccacgccgccggccaccaccaccacccgacGGCCGGCGCACCGGGCGCCGCGGGCAGCGCGTCCGCCTCGGCCGGGGGCGCGGGCGGCTCGGGCGGCGGCTCGGGCGGCCCGGCCAGcgccgggggcggcggcggcggaggaggaggcggcggcgggggcgcagcgggggcggggggcgccctGCACCCTCATCACGCCGCGGCCGGCGGCCTGCACTTCGACGACCGCTTCTCCGACGAGCAGCTGGTGACCATGTCGGTGCGCGAGCTGAACCGGCAGCTGCGCGGGGTCAGCAAGGAGGAGGTGATTCGGCTGAAGCAGAAAAGGCGGACCCTGAAAAACCGCGGCTATGCCCAGTCCTGCCGCTTCAAGAGGGTGCAGCAGAGGCACGTCCTGGAGTCCGAGAAGAACCAGCTGCTGCAGCAGGTCGACCACCTCAAGCAGGAGATCTCCAGGCTGGTGCGCGAGAGGGACGCGTACAAGGAGAAGTACGAGAAGCTAGTGAGCAGCGGCTTCCGAGAAAACGGCTCGAGCAGCGACAACCCGTCCTCTCCCGAGTTTTTCAT GTACCCAAGGGAATCCTCTACATCAGTGATGTGA